From the genome of Candidatus Deferrimicrobiaceae bacterium:
CCGGGAAGATCCCGGAGACGGTCCTCCGATCTTCCTCTTCCGGAGCGAACCGCCGCTTCGGGAGATCGCCCGCTGGGTCACCTGGGGGAAGGTACAGGACGGCACCGATCCGGCGGTCGCGGTGCGTCTCCTGTCGGAAAGCATGGAATATTACTCCCTCGCCTCCCTCTACCAGCAGTGCCTGAAGATCATGGCGTGCCAGGACGAGGAGAAGATGCTCGCCCGGATCTCGGAAACCTTCACGAACGAGCTCGGCACCGAAAGCTGCGTCATCTGGGTCGCCGCGGCGCGCGACCCCGACGAGATGGTGATCGCCTCCGTCCGGGGGTGCATCGGCATCAACAGGGAAGGTTCGACGTTTTCTCTCTCCCAGGCCGACTGGGCGGAAGGGATGGGGAACGGGAAGCCCTTCCTCTACCCTCCCGGGGAAAACGAGAGGGAGGGAAGCAGGTCCGACGGCGGCGACACGGACCTTTACGTTCCGATCCTGCACATGGGAAAACCGGTCGGCCTCGTGAAACTCGGCGCGAGGCCGGACCGGAAACCGTTTGGGCAGAGGGATATGTATGTCGCATCGATCATCGCCGGGTACGCCGCGCTGGCCTGGAAAAACATCACCCGTTTCGTCCGGATGGAGCGGGTGTCGCTTCGCGACGCGGAGACCCGGGCGTACTCCCCCGTGTTTCTGTCGGACTACTTCGAGAAGGAACGCTACAAGGCGGGCAGGTTCCGCCGGCCTCTTTCGGCCGTTTTCCTTGTCCTCGACAACCTGTCCCGCATCCGGGAGGAGACCCGCGAAACCGTCGTCGCCGGGGCGGTCTCGGACATGGTCGATGCCATCGGCAAGGCCCTGCGGGAGTCCGACCTCATCGCCCGGGTGGAGGCGAACCGGTTCTGCGCGATCCTCCCCGAGACCGATTATTTCGGCTCCCTCCTGGCATTACGGCGTCTGAGGAAAGCGATTCGGGAAAGCACGGCCATCCAATATCTGGGGACCGAATATCGTCTGGAGACGTTTCTCGTATCGGTCACCTTTCCCCGCGACGGAAAAGATCTTCCGGGTCTCTGGCGCGTTGCGGAGGCGAAATACCATCAGCAGAAGCAAAGCCCCTTCCACCGCCTGCACCTTCGGGAGAAGACCCTGTGGAATGCCTTCGACACCCTGGTCGGCAAACCCGACTATTACGATCTTCTGCGGTCGGGACAGACCGTGCCGTACTTCTCCCGGTTCCCGCGGGAGAAGGGGCGCAACGGGCACTTCTGCCTGAAAAGGGAAACCTTCCTCCGGATGATGGAATCCGTGGCCCAGGACGCGATGTCCCTGGACCGGAAAAGGGGGCTGGTCATCGCGGCGGGTCCCCGCCCCGAGATGTTCAAGCAGATCTTCCTGTCGCTCGGGCCGGAAGCGGGCAACG
Proteins encoded in this window:
- a CDS encoding diguanylate cyclase, yielding MTSRFMDVARILVVQESANTSQDLCFTAFDHPVEFSFCTPDQVIRGETDLSPYIAIVASLDSEHRPLVDFLREDPGDGPPIFLFRSEPPLREIARWVTWGKVQDGTDPAVAVRLLSESMEYYSLASLYQQCLKIMACQDEEKMLARISETFTNELGTESCVIWVAAARDPDEMVIASVRGCIGINREGSTFSLSQADWAEGMGNGKPFLYPPGENEREGSRSDGGDTDLYVPILHMGKPVGLVKLGARPDRKPFGQRDMYVASIIAGYAALAWKNITRFVRMERVSLRDAETRAYSPVFLSDYFEKERYKAGRFRRPLSAVFLVLDNLSRIREETRETVVAGAVSDMVDAIGKALRESDLIARVEANRFCAILPETDYFGSLLALRRLRKAIRESTAIQYLGTEYRLETFLVSVTFPRDGKDLPGLWRVAEAKYHQQKQSPFHRLHLREKTLWNAFDTLVGKPDYYDLLRSGQTVPYFSRFPREKGRNGHFCLKRETFLRMMESVAQDAMSLDRKRGLVIAAGPRPEMFKQIFLSLGPEAGNGRSITIIGQDGNTRFDSKNLLYVHAEDNQLQDRQIVMFLKENGAYGLLATEREDEVCGFNTADEWLVDSMIEKVQETYRLQGTF